A single genomic interval of Meles meles chromosome 9, mMelMel3.1 paternal haplotype, whole genome shotgun sequence harbors:
- the AGXT gene encoding serine--pyruvate aminotransferase: MFRALARATAALRPQAAGQVRTMASHQLLVPPPKALLKPLSVPNRLLLGPGPSNLAPRVLAAGGLQMIGHMHKEMLQIMDEIKQGIQYVFQTKNPLTLAVSGSGHCALEAALFNLLEPGDSFLVGANGIWGQRAADIGERIGARVHPMIKDPGGHYTLQELEEGLARHKPVLLFLTQGESSSGVLQPLDGYGELCHRYDCLLLVDSVASLGGAPIYMDQQGIDVLYSGSQKVLNSPPGTSLLSFSDKAKNKIYSRKTKPFSFYLDMKWLANIWGCDDQPRIYHHTTPVISLFSLRESLALIAEQGLESSWRQHREVTAYLHERLQGLGLQLFVKDPAIRLPTVTTVAVPTGYNWRDIVNYVMDHFDIEITGGLGPSLGKVLRIGLLGCNATRENVDRVIHALQEALKHCPRSKM, from the exons ATGTTCCGAGCACTGGCCAGGGCCACTGCGGCACTAAGGCCCCAGGCGGCGGGCCAGGTGCGCACCATGGCCTCCCACCAGCTGCTGGTGCCCCCCCCGAAGGCCCTGCTGAAGCCCCTGTCCGTCCCCAACCGCCTTCTACTGGGGCCCGGCCCTTCGAACTTGGCCCCGCGCGTGCTAGCGGCTGGGGGGCTGCAGATGATCGGACACATGCACAAGGAGATGTTACAG ATAATGGATGAGATCAAGCAGGGCATCCAGTATGTGTTCCAGACCAAGAACCCCCTCACGCTGGCTGTCAGCGGCTCAGGGCACTGTGCCCTGGAGGCTGCCCTCTTCAACCTCCTGGAGCCGGGGGACTCCTTCCTGGTCGGGGCCAACGGCATCTGGGGGCAGCGGGCCGCGGACATCGGGGAGCGCATCG GAGCCCGAGTGCACCCAATGATCAAGGATCCTGGAGGCCACTACACGCTGCAGGAGCTGGAAGAG GGCCTGGCCCGGCACAAGCCAGTGCTGCTGTTCCTGACCCAGGGGGAGTCATCCAGCGGTGTGCTACAGCCCCTCGACGGTTATGGGGAGCTCTGCCACAG GTACGACTGCCTGCTCCTGGTCGACTCAGTGGCATCCCTGGGCGGGGCCCCCATCTACATGGACCAGCAAG GCATTGATGTCCTGTACTCAGGCTCCCAGAAGGTCCTGAACTCGCCTCCAGGGACTTCGCTCCTCTCCTTCAGTGACAAGGCCAA AAACAAGATCTACAGTCGGAAGACGAAGCCCTTCTCCTTCTACCTGGACATGAAGTGGCTTGCCAACATCTGGGGCTGTGACGACCAACCCAGGAT ATACCATCACACCACCCCAGTCATCAGCCTGTTCAGCCTGAGAGAGAGCCTGGCCCTCATCGCGGAACAG GGCCTGGAGAGCAGCTGGCGGCAGCACCGGGAGGTCACTGCGTACCTACATGAACGCCTACAGGGACTGGGTCTCCAGCTCTTCGTGAAGGATCCA GCCATCCGGCTGCCCACTGTCACCACGGTGGCAGTACCCACTGGCTACAACTGGAGAGACATCGTCAACTATGTCATGGACCATTTTGACATCGAGATCACGGGCGGCCTTGGGCCCTCACTGGGGAAG GTACTTCGCATCGGCTTGCTGGGCTGCAACGCCACCCGGGAGAACGTGGACCGTGTAATCCATGCCCTGCAGGAGGCCCTGAAGCACTGCCCCCGGAGCAAGATGTGA
- the MAB21L4 gene encoding protein mab-21-like 4 — protein sequence MAVQVSLWHHYLQAIRSRGAPRAQDYQRAENVLLVVLERVHELDPRFLVDYSRDLEAFQFALRSSEDPVRMEVPLWVDAEVLVIEEAGATEAGDGPTSCRLGVPREGANLERWTAEDVSSISLEGSDTCCSHIVPSKVLRVLKDLLVAAIVHCKHQSLIAPGSLNADSLREEELHLSLLVSSGWRTVCFHVVPVVRRRHRVPALEGAQLTHGFPEGSLKRIIREEVALVPAGAQHWRVSTDYLLTRLLCALASFPGHRLDSLSILDRVNHESWRDGGQSPGLTFGHLKTVLLWAAVLFPEPEDWAELQGAVYRLLVVLLCCLATRNLPDFLHPAWNLLADAGLDLNALYQRVEHFASQPEPSLRIHVTHLGRSPPPRLGSGVKALLQLPASNPAYWATAYFDVLLDKFQVFNIQDKDRISAMQSIFQKTRTLESEEC from the exons ATGGCTGTGCAGGTGTCCCTGTGGCACCACTACCTGCAGGCCATCCGCTCGAGGGGGGCGCCCCGGGCGCAGGACTACCAGCGAGCAGAGAACGTGCTGCTCGTGGTGCTGGAGCGCGTGCACGAGCTGGACCCCCGCTTCCTCGTGGACTATTCCCGGGACCTGGAGGCCTTCCAGTTCGCCCTGCGCTCCTCTGAGGACCCAGTGCGCATGGAGGTGCCCCTGTGGGTGGACGCCGAGGTCCTCGTGATTGAAGAGGCGGGGGCCACCGAGGCAGGGGATGGCCCCACGTCCTGCCGCCTGGGTGTCCCCAGGGAAGGGGCCAACCTGGAGCGGTGGACAGCCGAGGACGTCTCCAGCATCTCCTTGGAGGGGAGTGACACCTGCTGCAGCCACATTGTGCCCAGCAAGGTCCTGCGTGTCCTCAAGGACCTTCTGGTGGCGGCCATCGTGCACTGCAAACACCAGAGCCTCATCGCACCAG GGTCTCTGAACGCAGACAGCCTGAGGGAGGAGGAGCTCCATCTGTCCCTGCTGGTGTCCAGTGGCTGGAGAACAGTGTGCTTCCACGTCGTGCCTGTGGTACGAAGAAGGCACAGGGTGCCCGCCCTGGAGGGGGCCCAGCTGACGCATGGGTTCCCTGAAGGCAGTTTGAAGAGGATCATCAGAGAAGAGGTGGCGCTGGTACCAGCTGGTGCCCAGCACTGGAG GGTCTCCACTGACTACTTGCTCACCAGACTGCTCTGCGCACTGGCCTCCTTCCCGGGCCACCGCCTGGACAGCCTCTCCATCCTGGACCGGGTCAACCACGAGAGCTGGCGTGATGGTGGCCAGAGCCCTGGCCTGACCTTTGGCCATCTGAAG ACTGTGCTGCTGTGGGCCGCAGTGCTCTTTCCGGAGCCGGAGGACTGGGCGGAGCTGCAGGGCGCCGTGTACCGGCTGCTGGTGGTGCTGCTCTGCTGTCTGGCCACAAGGAACCTGCCGGACTTCCTCCACCCCGCATGGAACCTGCTTGCGGACGCCGGGCTGGACCTCAACGCTCTGTACCAGCGCGTGGAGCACTTCGCCAGCCAGCCAGAGCCGTCCCTGCGCATCCATGTGACCCACCTGGGCCGCAGCCCCCCGCCACGCCTTGGCAGTGGGGTCAAGGCGCTCCTGCAGCTGCCCGCCAGCAACCCGGCCTACTGGGCCACCGCCTACTTTGACGTCCTGCTGGACAAG TTCCAGGTCTTCAATATCCAGGATAAGGACCGGATCTCGGCCATGCAGAGCATCTTCCAGAAGACCAGGACTCTGGAGAGTGAGGAGTGCTGA